The Patescibacteria group bacterium genomic sequence GGCGTCGTGTCCCGCATGAACCTGGGCCAGATCCTCGAGGTGCACTTGGGGCTCGCGGCAAACGCGCTCGGCTATCACGTCGCGACGCCGGTATTGAACGGGGTCAGCGAGGCGTCCATCCGCGCCGAGCTCAAGGCGGCCGGGTTCCGGGAGGACGGCCAGGTCACGCTCTACGACGGCCGCACCGGAGAGGCGTTCGAGAACCCGGTCACCGTGGGCTACATGTACATCCTCAAGCTCCACCACATGGTGGAGGACAAGATCCACCAGCGCTCCATCGGCCCGTACTCGCTCATCACCCAGCAGCCGCTCGGCGGCAAGGCGCAGTTCGGCGGCCAGCGCTTCGGCGAAATGGAAGTCTGGGCGCTTGAGGCCTACGGCGCGGCGCACACCCTGCAGGAGATCCTCACCATCAAGTCCGACGACGTGCCGGGCCGCTCCAAGGCGTACGAGTCCATCATCAAGGGCGAGGCGATCCGCAAGGTGAACATCCCGGAATCCTTCAACGTGCTCATCCGCGAGCTGAAGGGGCTGTGCCTGGACGTCGAGCTCATGAAGGACGGTCACAAGATGGACGTCGGTTCCGAAAAGAAGGCTTCCGCCTAGTTTCCTACCGACTACCACCTACCCCCTACCAACTCCAATATGTTTCAACGCCAAGACACGCTGAAGATCACGGACTTCGACGCCATCCGCCTGCGCGTGGCCTCCCCGGAAGTCATCCGCGGCTGGAGCCACGGCGAGGTGCTCAAGCCCGAGACGATCAACTACCGCACCCAGAAGCCGGAGAAGAGCGGACTGTTCGCCGAAGAGATCTTCGGGCCGGCCAAGGACTTCGAATGCTACTGCGGCAAGTACAAGAAGATCCGCTACAAGGGGATCGTGTGCGACAAGTGCGGGGTGGAGGTCACGCACTCCATCGTCCGACGCGAGCGCATGGGCCACATCGAGCTCGCCGCGCCCATCAGCCACATCTGGTTCCTGCGCGGGGTGCCAAGCAAGATCGGCACGGTGCTCGACCTGTCCGTGCAGGCGCTTGAGAAGGTGATCTACTTCGCCTCGTTCATCGTGACCGACGTCAACGAGGAGGCGCGCGCGCAGATGTCCGAGCAGGTGAAGCAGGAGTACAAGAGCAAGCAGAAGATGATCGAGGGCGAGTTCAAGCGCGATGCCGGGCGCCTCGCGGAGAAGTTCGCCGGCGACGAGAAGAAGGTCGCCGCGGAACTGAAGCACCTCGAGGAGATCCGTTCGGGCAAGGAGGCCGAGCTTGAGGAGGATTTCGAGGAGGTGGAGGCGGAGCTGAAGGACCTGAAGCCCATGTCCATCATCTCCGAGCAGACCTATCACGACTACTCCCTCAAGTACGGCCACATCTTCGAGGCCGCCATCGGCGCCGAGGCCGTGAAGGAGATGCTCTCGCGCTTCAACATGGGGAAGACCATGGAGCTGATCGAGGCCGAGCTCGAGGACGCCAGCGCCGCCAAGCGCGACCGCCTCATGCGCCGCCTCAAGCTCTTGAAGTCGCTCTCCGCCAACGACCTCAAGGCGTCGTGGATGATCCTCGACGCGCTCCCGGTGATTCCTCCGGACCTGCGCCCGATGGTGCCCTTGGACGGCGGCCGCTTCGCGACGTCCGACCTCAACGACCTGTACCGCCGCGTCATCAACCGCAACAACCGCCTGAAGCGCCTCAAGGAGCTCAACGCCCCGGAGGTCATCTCGCGCAACGAGAAGCGCATGCTCCAGGAAGCGGTGGACGCGCTCATCGATAACAGCGCGCGGCACTCGAAGACCGTGATCGCGGCGACCGGCAAGAAGCGCCAGCTGAAATCGCTCGCCGACCAGCTGAAGGGCAAGCAGGGCCGGTTCCGCCAGAACCTGCTCGGGAAACGCATCGACTACTCCGGCCGCTCCGTGATCGTGGTGGGCCCGCACTTGCGGCTCGACCAGTGCGGCATCCCCAAGAAGATGGCGCTCGAGCTGTTCAAGCCGTTCGTGATCGCCAAGCTCATCCAGCGCGAGTACGTGCACAACATCCGTTCGGCCAACCGCTTCATCGAAGGCGGCCGCGGCGAGACCTGGGACATCCTGGAAGAGATCATCAAGGACGCCTTCGTGCTCTTGAACCGCGCTCCCACCCTCCACCGCCTGGGCATCCAGGCGTTCCGCCCCACCCTCATCGAAGGGAAGGCGATCCAGATCCATCCGCTCGTGTGCGAGGCGTACAACGCCGACTTCGATGGCGACCAGATGGCCGTGCACGTGCCGCTCACCGACGAGGCCAAGCGCGAGGCGCGCGAGCTCATGCTTTCCACCAAGAACCTGCTGAAGCCCGCCCACGGCGGCCCGGTGGCGACGCCCGGCAAGGACATCGCCTGGGGCGCGTTTTACATGACCATGACCTTCGACGAGCCCGACGAGAAGAAGGCCAAGGCGTTCGCCTGCGCGCTCGACGCCACGTATGCGTACCAGGCCGGGGCCATCAAGCTCAACGACTGGATCCGGGTGCGCATGGAAGAAGGGCTCGTGCTCACCACCATCGGCCGCATCCTCGTGAACGAGCGCTTCCCCAAGGACATCCCGTTCATGAACCAGACGATGGGCAAGAAGGAGCTGGCGAACGTGGTGAAATACGCGCTCGAGCTCCACGGCTCTCAGGAGGCCGCCGACCTGCTCGACCGGCTCAAGGAGATGGGGTTCAGCTACATCACCAAGTCCGGCTACTCCTACGGCATGGGCAACCTCCCCGAGCTCCCGGGCAAGGCCGCGCTCATCGACGAAGGTTCCCGCCGCGTGCGCGAGGTGGAAGACTTCTTCGCGCAGGGCCTGCTCACGTCCGCCGAGCGCCACCAGCAGGTGGTGAAGGTGTGGAACGAGATCAAGGACCGCATCGCGGAAATCGCCAAGAAGGCGCTTCCCAAGAACAACTCGGCCTACACCATGATCGAGTCGGGCGCGCGCGGCACCTGGGGCCAGATGACGCAGACCATCGGCATGAAGGGGCTGGTGGCCAACCCGAGCGGCGAGATCATCGAGCTGCCCGTGAAGTCCTCCTTCAAGGACGGCTATGACGTGCTGGAGTTCTTCATCTCCTCCCACGGCGTGCGCAAGGGTCTTACCGACACCGCGCTGCGTACCGCCAACGCCGGGTACCTCACCCGCCGTCTCGTGGACGTCGCCCAGGACGTGGTGGTGCGCGACGAGGACTGCGGCGACGACCAGGGCGTGACGCTCACCAAGGCCGAGTCCGACGAGATCGGCGAGCCGCTCTTGGTGCGCATCCTCGGCCGGTTCGCCATGTCGCCCATCGTGAAGCCCGGCGGGCGCAAGACGCTCGTCGGCGCCGACGAGCTCATCACCGAGGACCACATCCGCGAGCTCGAGGCGGCCAAGGAGCCGCTTGAGAGCGCGCACGTGCGCTCCGTGATGACCTGCCGCGAGCGTCGCGGCGTGTGCCAGAAGTGCTACGGCTACGACCTCGCCTACAACAAGCTGGTGAAGCTCGGCACGGCCGTGGGCATCGTCGCGGCCCAGTCGATCGGCGAGCCCGGCACCCAGCTCACGATGCGCACCTTCCACACCGGCGGCGTGGCCGGCAAGGACATCACGCAGGGCCTCCCGCGCGTGGAAGAGCTGTTCGAGGCGCGAAGCCCCAAGCAGAAGGCGGTGATGGCCGAAGTGAGCGGCAAGGTCACCATCGAGACCGCGGCGCGCGAGATCGTGCAGGCCGGCACGGGAAAGCAGATCGTGGACATGCGCCCGGGACAGAAGACCGTGCAGATCGCGCACCTCTCCGTGGAGGAGAAGGAGTTCGAGTTCACGAAGGACGCTGTCGTGAAGGTAAAGGAAGGGGCCAAGGTGAAGGTGGGCCAGCTGCTCGCCGTGGGTGACGAAGGCGAGATCACGAGCGACGTGGATGGCGTCGCCAAGCTCGGGAAAGACGCCGTCACGGTGCTGTACGAGGCCGAGAAGGTGCGCGAGTACATCATCCCGCCCGGCTTCACCTTGTACGTGAAGGATGGCGACGAGATCGAGGCTGGCGCCCCGCTCACCGATGGCAACCTCGACCTCCAGCTCCTGTTCAAGCACAAGGGCAAGGACGCGGTGATGAAGTACCTGTCCAAGGAGACGCAGTTCATCTACGCTTCCCAGGGCCAGAAGCTCAACAACAAGCATATCGAGATCATCATCAAGCAGCTGTTCTCCCGCGTGCGCGTCATCGATCCGGGCGACACCGACCTGCTCCCCGGCGAGACCATCGAGCGCGCCACCTTCCTCGACGCCAACGACCTGGTGGGCAAGGGGGAGAAAGAGGCGACCGCCGAGGACCTGTTCCTGGGCATCACCAAGATCTCGCTCTCCACGGACTCGTGGCTCTCCGCCGCGTCCTTCCAAGAGACCGCCCGCGTGCTCATCAACGCGGCCGTCACCGGCAAGGTGGACACGCTCGCCGGCCTCAAGGAGAACGTGATCATCGGCCGCCTCATCCCGGCCGGCACCGGCTTCGGCGCCGAAAGCCAGCTCGTGAACACCCGCGTGGTGCCCGAGCCCAAGCGCGAAGAGGACGTCGCCTAGTCGCAAGACAAAACCTCCCCGTGATGGGGAGGTTTTGCTATACTGTCCATGATTTGACAGAAGGCCTGTTCTGCCTCAACCTCATCCATATGGTTCGCAAACTGTTGGAAAAATTCGGGAAGAAGCGACCATCGGCAGGTCGCAAGCGCGACGCTTATGAGGAGAAGCGGTTGAAGAAAGGGGCTGACGACTTCGTGAAACGTTATGGATCCGTCATCAAACAGCTCGCCGAAGAATAGCGAGCTGTTTTATCCGTCGTCTGAAGCGATTTTGGAATGGGGACGGTTGCTGGAGAAAAGCGAAGGAGGGGAACTGCAAGGCCTACTCCCATTCGTTGACGAGGAATGGGCGGCGGAGATGCGCGACTGCTTTGAGGTGAATCAGTTGCATCCTGACCACGACATCGTCTCGGCATCCGCGCGACTGTTCCATCGCATTACGAAGAATCATCGTCTGGTCGATGGTAACAAACGCAGCGCCGTCATTTGCACGTATTTATTTATCTTCGGAAATGGGCACAACCTTAAGATCGCCGCGCGTAATCTTTACGAGCTCACGCGACATGTAGCGGAGGATGAGGCATCGCCAGAAACAGCCGTGAACGTCCTGAAGCGGCTATTCTCGGAGTTCATCGCGAATGAAACGGACGCTCAATGACGATATGAAAGATGCCGATAAGCGGATCGTTGAATACGAGCGCATCCATTCGATTCGTCCGATTCAGTTCTTGAAGTTGAATCAGGCTATCGCACCGAAGAATGGCGAGCGCATCCTGGATGCGGCGGCGGGCTACGGTTCAGTGAGTAAATCGCTTCACGCATACGCCCGCTCCAAACATCTAGAAGTCGATCAATATCTACTGGAGGAGAGTCGTGTTCAAATGAAACGCGCTCGTCGTTTCCTTCCATGGATGAAGAAGGAACGGATGGTCGTGGGTTCGATGCTCCGTACGCCGTACCCCGACGGCTTCTTTGATACGATTGTGGTCAAGATGGGTCTTCATGAGGTGGCGCGGAAACAGCAATTACGGCTCTTCCGAGAAATGAGGCGGATCATTCGTGCTGGCGGAAAGCTAATCATTTGGGATCTCGCGTTCAATCGATCGAACCAGAAAATCCTTTCGGACATCATCCGAAAGAAGGATTTGTTGGCGGGCTACAAGCAACTGGCCAAAATGCGCTACTTCCCGACGTCGGATGAGATCCTGACGATGTACCACGATGCTGGATTCGCTAAGGTGAAGGCTCCCCACTCATTTACCTATCGATTTGCTTCACGTCTCCGCTTGGAGGAGGAGTTCGGTGGTGACCGCAGCAAGCTGTTGGCGTTGAATGCCTACATCGAGAAGCTCTTGCCCACGCCACTGAAAAAACGGTTAAAATTTGTGAAAGCCGGAGATAGCGTTTCTCTGAATTTTTCGAAAAAGATTTTCATCGGAGTGTAGATATGGCCCGCCATTCCCACTGGCACAACATCCAGCTCAAGAAAGGCAAGGCCGACGCCAAGCGCGCGGGCGTTTTTTCGAAGCTGGCGAAGAACATCACGATGGCGGCAAAGGAGGGCGGGGGAGATGCCTCGTTCAACTTCAAGCTGCGCATGGCCGTGGATGCGGCGAAGGCCGTGAACATGCCGAACGATAACATCCAGCGCGCCATCGATCGTGGGACGGGCGGGGGCGAAGGAGCCGTCCTGGAGGAAGTCATCTACGAAGGGTTCGGTCCAGCGGGCGTCGCGCTCATGATCGTGTGCGTCACGGACAATCGCAATCGGACGGTCGCTGAGGTGAAGACGCTCGCGAGCAAGAACGGCGGGAACGTCGGGGCGTCTGGATCCGTCGCCTGGATGTTCGACCGGAAGGGAATGGTCACCGTCGGTGACGCGACGGGCGTGAAGGACCGCGACGTGTTCGAGCTTACGCTTATCGAGGCTGGCGCAAGCGACATCCAATGGGACGCCGACGCCTGTCTCGTGTTGAGTGCGCCGAACGACCTCGCGAAGGTCGCTGCTGCCATCGAGGCGCAGGCCCTCAAGGCCGATGATGTGCGTATCGGGTATGTGCCGAAGACATCGGTGGCGGTCGAAGATGCTGCCGCGAAGGAACAGCTCGATAAGCTCCTAGAGATCCTTGATGACCATGATGATGTGGAGGCGGTGTACACGAATGAAGGGTAAAATAACTGTCTTTGCGAGGAGCGTGCCGTCCAAGCGACGAAGCAACCTCCCGGGAGATTGCTTCGTCGGCTGAGGCCTCCTCGCAAAACAAAATATTATGAGATTGATCACGCTCAATTGTTGGGGAGGGAAGGAGAGGATGCGCGACCTGCTGCTTGATTTCGTCCGTCGTGAAGGCGCTGCAACGGATTTCCTTTGTCTGCAGGAAGTGGACCATGAGGGCACGGGGAAGTTCCCGTTCGTCGACGAGGACCCGGAACTGTTCGGGAAGTTCGCCGACATCCTCCCTGACCACACGGGATATTTCCATCCGCATTTCCGCGACTTCTTCGGTCTCGGGGCGTTCGTCCGGACGTCCGTTCCCGTCATGAAGGCCGAGGAACGGTTCGTACACCTCCACAAAGGTTTCGAACCAGAAGGGGATATCGGGCATCGTGCGCGTCATCTACAGGTCATCACGTGCGAGATGGGCGGGAAGACATTTTCCGTCATCAACTTCCACGGGCTTTGGAATGGCCAGGGGAAAGGAGATTCGTCGGACCGGCTCGAGCAGTCACGCAAGATCGTCGAAGCCTTGAAATTTTTGAAGGGAGAAATCGTCCTCTGCGGGGATTTCAACTTGGAACCAGACACGGAGAGCATGGCCATCATCGAAGCGGCCGGGTTGCGGAACCTCGTGAAGGAATATGGCGTCACGAGCACGCGTACGAGCCTATACACGAAGCCAGGGAAGTTCGCGGATTACATCCTTGTTTCGAAAGGAATCAAGGTAAAGAATTTCCGCGTGCTGCCGGACGAGGTGTCCGACCATGCGCCGCTCATGTTGGAGTTCGAGGTTTGACATCGTTTTGA encodes the following:
- the rpoC gene encoding DNA-directed RNA polymerase subunit beta': MFQRQDTLKITDFDAIRLRVASPEVIRGWSHGEVLKPETINYRTQKPEKSGLFAEEIFGPAKDFECYCGKYKKIRYKGIVCDKCGVEVTHSIVRRERMGHIELAAPISHIWFLRGVPSKIGTVLDLSVQALEKVIYFASFIVTDVNEEARAQMSEQVKQEYKSKQKMIEGEFKRDAGRLAEKFAGDEKKVAAELKHLEEIRSGKEAELEEDFEEVEAELKDLKPMSIISEQTYHDYSLKYGHIFEAAIGAEAVKEMLSRFNMGKTMELIEAELEDASAAKRDRLMRRLKLLKSLSANDLKASWMILDALPVIPPDLRPMVPLDGGRFATSDLNDLYRRVINRNNRLKRLKELNAPEVISRNEKRMLQEAVDALIDNSARHSKTVIAATGKKRQLKSLADQLKGKQGRFRQNLLGKRIDYSGRSVIVVGPHLRLDQCGIPKKMALELFKPFVIAKLIQREYVHNIRSANRFIEGGRGETWDILEEIIKDAFVLLNRAPTLHRLGIQAFRPTLIEGKAIQIHPLVCEAYNADFDGDQMAVHVPLTDEAKREARELMLSTKNLLKPAHGGPVATPGKDIAWGAFYMTMTFDEPDEKKAKAFACALDATYAYQAGAIKLNDWIRVRMEEGLVLTTIGRILVNERFPKDIPFMNQTMGKKELANVVKYALELHGSQEAADLLDRLKEMGFSYITKSGYSYGMGNLPELPGKAALIDEGSRRVREVEDFFAQGLLTSAERHQQVVKVWNEIKDRIAEIAKKALPKNNSAYTMIESGARGTWGQMTQTIGMKGLVANPSGEIIELPVKSSFKDGYDVLEFFISSHGVRKGLTDTALRTANAGYLTRRLVDVAQDVVVRDEDCGDDQGVTLTKAESDEIGEPLLVRILGRFAMSPIVKPGGRKTLVGADELITEDHIRELEAAKEPLESAHVRSVMTCRERRGVCQKCYGYDLAYNKLVKLGTAVGIVAAQSIGEPGTQLTMRTFHTGGVAGKDITQGLPRVEELFEARSPKQKAVMAEVSGKVTIETAAREIVQAGTGKQIVDMRPGQKTVQIAHLSVEEKEFEFTKDAVVKVKEGAKVKVGQLLAVGDEGEITSDVDGVAKLGKDAVTVLYEAEKVREYIIPPGFTLYVKDGDEIEAGAPLTDGNLDLQLLFKHKGKDAVMKYLSKETQFIYASQGQKLNNKHIEIIIKQLFSRVRVIDPGDTDLLPGETIERATFLDANDLVGKGEKEATAEDLFLGITKISLSTDSWLSAASFQETARVLINAAVTGKVDTLAGLKENVIIGRLIPAGTGFGAESQLVNTRVVPEPKREEDVA
- a CDS encoding type II toxin-antitoxin system death-on-curing family toxin, producing the protein MDPSSNSSPKNSELFYPSSEAILEWGRLLEKSEGGELQGLLPFVDEEWAAEMRDCFEVNQLHPDHDIVSASARLFHRITKNHRLVDGNKRSAVICTYLFIFGNGHNLKIAARNLYELTRHVAEDEASPETAVNVLKRLFSEFIANETDAQ
- a CDS encoding class I SAM-dependent methyltransferase encodes the protein MKRTLNDDMKDADKRIVEYERIHSIRPIQFLKLNQAIAPKNGERILDAAAGYGSVSKSLHAYARSKHLEVDQYLLEESRVQMKRARRFLPWMKKERMVVGSMLRTPYPDGFFDTIVVKMGLHEVARKQQLRLFREMRRIIRAGGKLIIWDLAFNRSNQKILSDIIRKKDLLAGYKQLAKMRYFPTSDEILTMYHDAGFAKVKAPHSFTYRFASRLRLEEEFGGDRSKLLALNAYIEKLLPTPLKKRLKFVKAGDSVSLNFSKKIFIGV
- a CDS encoding YebC/PmpR family DNA-binding transcriptional regulator encodes the protein MARHSHWHNIQLKKGKADAKRAGVFSKLAKNITMAAKEGGGDASFNFKLRMAVDAAKAVNMPNDNIQRAIDRGTGGGEGAVLEEVIYEGFGPAGVALMIVCVTDNRNRTVAEVKTLASKNGGNVGASGSVAWMFDRKGMVTVGDATGVKDRDVFELTLIEAGASDIQWDADACLVLSAPNDLAKVAAAIEAQALKADDVRIGYVPKTSVAVEDAAAKEQLDKLLEILDDHDDVEAVYTNEG
- a CDS encoding endonuclease/exonuclease/phosphatase family protein; this translates as MRLITLNCWGGKERMRDLLLDFVRREGAATDFLCLQEVDHEGTGKFPFVDEDPELFGKFADILPDHTGYFHPHFRDFFGLGAFVRTSVPVMKAEERFVHLHKGFEPEGDIGHRARHLQVITCEMGGKTFSVINFHGLWNGQGKGDSSDRLEQSRKIVEALKFLKGEIVLCGDFNLEPDTESMAIIEAAGLRNLVKEYGVTSTRTSLYTKPGKFADYILVSKGIKVKNFRVLPDEVSDHAPLMLEFEV